A region from the uncultured Draconibacterium sp. genome encodes:
- a CDS encoding metal ABC transporter ATP-binding protein, translating into MDALIKIENLTVAYDKVPVLEKVNLEVREKDFLGVIGPNGGGKTTLLKAILGLLKPESGKITFSPKMGGRKKPIGYLPQVKHIDRKFPITVFDVVLSGAIMQNPNKAGSQVKNRAELLLEEMGITGIRNKAIGELSGGQMQRVFLCRALLSQPKLLILDEPDTFVDNRFEGELYEKLRKLNEEIAIVLVSHDVGTITSYVKTIACVNKLLHYHPSNVISQQQLANYNCPIQIISHGEVPHTVLKHHH; encoded by the coding sequence ATGGATGCATTAATAAAAATAGAAAACTTAACGGTTGCCTACGATAAAGTACCGGTGTTGGAAAAGGTAAACCTGGAAGTTCGTGAGAAAGATTTTCTGGGAGTAATAGGGCCAAACGGAGGCGGTAAAACAACTTTATTAAAAGCTATACTCGGCTTGTTAAAACCGGAATCGGGGAAGATTACATTTTCACCAAAAATGGGAGGACGCAAAAAACCTATCGGGTATTTGCCACAGGTAAAACATATCGACAGGAAGTTTCCCATCACGGTTTTCGATGTTGTTTTGTCGGGGGCAATCATGCAAAATCCGAACAAAGCCGGTAGCCAGGTGAAAAACCGGGCCGAATTATTGCTTGAGGAAATGGGTATTACAGGCATACGAAATAAAGCTATTGGCGAGCTGTCGGGCGGGCAAATGCAACGGGTTTTTCTGTGTCGTGCATTGTTAAGTCAGCCTAAATTACTTATTCTCGACGAACCCGATACTTTTGTTGATAACCGATTTGAGGGTGAATTGTATGAAAAGCTTCGTAAACTGAATGAAGAAATTGCCATTGTTTTGGTTTCGCACGATGTAGGTACCATTACCAGTTATGTAAAAACAATTGCCTGCGTTAATAAATTGCTTCACTATCACCCAAGCAATGTAATTTCGCAACAGCAGTTGGCTAATTATAACTGCCCGATACAAATTATATCACATGGCGAAGTTCCTCACACTGTACTAAAGCACCACCATTAA
- a CDS encoding metal ABC transporter permease codes for MSAIIELFSYDFFQKAFWAAVFASISCGIIGAYIVSRRIVFISGGITHASFGGIGLAFFLGFNPLLGAVLFAVLSALGIQFFTRVAEIREDSSIAIWWSLGMALGIIFVFLTPGYTPNLMSYLFGNILTVTVSELWWMFTLNVVIVSFFAVFLRKILFIAFDEEFARAAGLPVALFNYLIIVLIALTVVLNIRVVGIILILSLLTIPQATANMFTKDFKSLLVLSSVFAFVGTIAGLFISYFLNIPSGAAIIFTLVLIFGVLRLVKSFI; via the coding sequence ATGAGCGCGATTATTGAATTGTTTTCTTACGATTTTTTTCAGAAAGCCTTTTGGGCTGCTGTTTTTGCCAGTATTTCGTGCGGAATTATTGGTGCTTACATTGTTTCTCGCCGCATTGTATTTATTAGTGGCGGAATAACGCATGCATCGTTTGGCGGAATAGGACTTGCTTTTTTTCTGGGCTTCAATCCTTTGTTAGGTGCTGTTTTGTTTGCTGTTTTATCGGCACTGGGCATACAGTTTTTTACCAGGGTGGCCGAAATTCGTGAAGATTCTTCTATTGCCATCTGGTGGTCGCTGGGAATGGCCCTCGGTATTATTTTTGTTTTTCTAACTCCGGGCTATACGCCAAATTTAATGAGCTACCTTTTTGGTAATATACTTACCGTTACGGTTTCGGAGCTTTGGTGGATGTTTACCCTTAACGTGGTTATAGTAAGCTTTTTTGCTGTTTTCCTCCGAAAAATACTTTTCATTGCTTTTGATGAGGAATTTGCACGCGCAGCCGGACTTCCGGTAGCTTTGTTTAACTACCTGATTATTGTACTCATTGCTTTAACGGTGGTGCTCAATATCAGGGTGGTTGGTATAATTCTTATTTTGTCGTTACTTACTATTCCGCAGGCTACAGCAAATATGTTTACAAAAGATTTTAAAAGTTTACTGGTGCTATCATCGGTTTTTGCTTTTGTAGGAACGATAGCCGGACTGTTTATTTCGTATTTTCTGAATATTCCATCGGGGGCTGCAATAATTTTTACCCTGGTACTTATATTTGGAGTACTTCGGTTGGTAAAATCATTTATTTAA
- the nagB gene encoding glucosamine-6-phosphate deaminase: protein MKLVIHNNYNELSLWAANHIATKINDFKATAEKPFVLGLPTGSTPLGTYKVLIDLYKQEKVSFKHVVTFNMDEYVGIDENHPESYHRFMFENFFKHIDIQKENINILDGNATDLGAECKAYEKKIQSYGGIELFLGGMGADGHLAFNIPGSSIQSRTRLVDLNYDTIVANSRFFDNDLNQVPKQALTVGVQTVLDAKEVLILVNGYKKARALQNVVENGVNHMWTLSALQMHPNGIIVCDEEATMELKVGTVKYFKESV, encoded by the coding sequence ATGAAATTAGTTATTCATAACAACTACAACGAATTAAGCCTTTGGGCCGCAAACCATATTGCAACAAAAATTAATGATTTTAAAGCTACGGCCGAAAAACCTTTTGTTTTGGGACTGCCAACAGGCTCAACCCCACTGGGCACTTACAAAGTTTTAATTGATTTGTATAAACAAGAAAAAGTTTCATTCAAACATGTAGTTACTTTTAACATGGATGAATATGTTGGAATTGACGAAAATCATCCGGAAAGCTACCACCGTTTTATGTTTGAGAACTTTTTTAAACACATTGATATTCAGAAGGAGAACATCAACATTTTAGATGGCAATGCTACCGACCTTGGTGCAGAGTGTAAAGCCTACGAAAAGAAAATACAATCATACGGAGGTATTGAGTTATTTTTGGGAGGTATGGGAGCCGATGGCCATCTGGCTTTTAATATTCCCGGCTCATCAATTCAATCGCGCACACGCCTGGTAGATTTAAATTACGACACCATTGTGGCCAACTCGCGCTTTTTTGATAATGATTTAAACCAGGTGCCAAAACAAGCTTTAACTGTTGGCGTACAAACTGTTCTCGATGCTAAAGAAGTACTGATTTTGGTGAATGGCTACAAAAAAGCACGTGCCTTGCAAAATGTAGTAGAGAATGGGGTAAATCACATGTGGACTCTTTCTGCTTTGCAAATGCATCCGAACGGAATTATTGTTTGCGATGAAGAAGCAACCATGGAGTTAAAAGTAGGAACGGTTAAGTATTTTAAAGAATCAGTTTAA
- a CDS encoding glucosamine-6-phosphate isomerase, with amino-acid sequence MKINFTKVEEAFFAEAKSQTITTKVPYITTESFPKLGLLSALSFLEWASKNPNGVVSLPTGKTAQYFLDFTHLILENWTNKKGKDFLEKYGLADVKKPDLSELSFVQMGEFFPIDPKQHNSLHNYAQKQYIETFGFNKEKALLINSEEVELAEGKHFSEIFPDYKIDLSLRYREAKTHQEQLQQESIFKIDNWCTAYENKIREKGGIGFFLGGIGPDGLIAFNTRGSDHFSSTRLTQTNFETQAITAADLGGIEVSKNRLVITIGLGTLSFNPQNKTIIYAAGEAIADTIKASLESEPTVTYPATALQKLENARFYLTEGAAVSLEDSIDCYYTCTPWNHQKTERAVIELCKKINKFGTKLELDDLKADKYCSMIPDLNENTVQSVIDSILAKLHKGMKKEVNQVYYHTGPHHDDIMLGIMPSTNRQSRDASNELHFSVLTSGFTAVTNSFLYQLLIDTKDLINQGTIEMINFPDFFKDGYKYKWDKDIYHYLDNIAAQDEEEKRRGVCHRVVRALVSIWNIKDEEELRETIFEVLTILRKSYDGGKNPPKVQKLKGMIREFEEELVWAHYGIMVKNVHHLRLGFYSGESNYEKDILPILEDFRKYKPTVISLAMDPQGSGPDTHYKVLQAIARAVEDWSKEEDLSQLRIVGYRNVWFKYNPWDVEVIVPVSLNSLATLDKSFTECYITQVNASFPSYQLDGKFSDLTQRVWFEQHKQIQLLLGKNFFYQNESPLLRATHGVIYHRELNVQQFLEEASNLGKAMENIL; translated from the coding sequence ATGAAAATCAATTTTACAAAGGTTGAAGAGGCATTTTTTGCAGAAGCAAAGTCGCAAACAATTACAACCAAAGTTCCGTATATCACTACCGAAAGTTTTCCGAAACTGGGTTTGCTTTCGGCCTTAAGTTTTTTGGAGTGGGCAAGTAAAAACCCCAATGGTGTTGTTAGTTTACCAACGGGTAAAACAGCACAATACTTTCTGGATTTTACGCATCTTATACTTGAAAACTGGACCAACAAAAAAGGAAAAGACTTTTTAGAAAAATACGGATTGGCCGATGTAAAAAAACCCGACTTAAGCGAGTTGTCTTTTGTACAAATGGGCGAATTCTTTCCCATCGACCCAAAACAGCACAACAGCCTTCATAATTATGCGCAAAAACAATACATCGAGACTTTTGGATTTAATAAAGAAAAGGCCCTGCTTATAAACTCTGAAGAAGTTGAGCTGGCGGAAGGAAAACATTTTTCAGAAATCTTTCCTGATTATAAAATCGATCTTTCGTTGCGTTATCGCGAAGCAAAAACACACCAGGAGCAATTGCAACAGGAATCGATTTTTAAAATTGATAACTGGTGTACAGCCTACGAAAATAAAATTCGCGAAAAAGGTGGAATTGGCTTTTTCCTTGGCGGGATTGGCCCCGATGGTTTAATCGCTTTCAACACCCGCGGTTCCGATCATTTTTCATCAACCCGTCTCACTCAAACCAATTTCGAAACGCAAGCTATAACTGCTGCCGATTTGGGAGGAATAGAGGTGTCGAAAAATCGTTTGGTTATTACGATCGGATTAGGCACCTTGTCGTTCAACCCGCAAAACAAGACCATTATTTATGCCGCAGGTGAAGCCATTGCCGATACCATAAAGGCATCGTTAGAAAGTGAACCTACTGTTACCTACCCCGCAACCGCACTTCAGAAGCTGGAAAATGCCCGCTTTTACCTTACTGAAGGAGCAGCTGTTTCGCTTGAAGACAGTATTGATTGTTACTACACCTGCACTCCGTGGAACCATCAGAAAACGGAACGGGCTGTTATCGAACTTTGCAAGAAGATAAATAAATTTGGTACAAAACTGGAGCTTGACGACCTAAAGGCAGACAAGTACTGCAGCATGATTCCCGACCTGAATGAAAATACAGTGCAATCGGTAATCGATTCAATTTTAGCCAAGCTGCACAAAGGGATGAAAAAAGAGGTTAACCAGGTGTATTACCATACCGGGCCCCACCACGATGATATTATGCTGGGGATTATGCCATCTACCAACCGTCAATCCCGCGATGCCAGCAACGAGCTTCATTTTTCGGTGCTTACCTCGGGCTTTACTGCGGTTACCAACAGCTTTTTGTACCAGTTACTGATTGACACAAAAGACCTGATAAACCAGGGAACAATTGAAATGATCAACTTCCCCGACTTTTTTAAAGACGGTTACAAATATAAATGGGACAAAGACATTTACCATTACCTCGATAACATTGCAGCGCAAGATGAAGAAGAGAAACGCCGTGGCGTTTGTCACAGGGTGGTTCGTGCTTTAGTTTCTATCTGGAATATTAAAGACGAAGAAGAATTAAGAGAAACTATTTTTGAAGTACTTACCATTTTACGAAAAAGTTACGATGGCGGGAAAAATCCGCCAAAAGTGCAAAAGCTAAAAGGTATGATCAGGGAGTTTGAAGAAGAGCTGGTATGGGCCCACTACGGTATTATGGTAAAAAATGTGCACCACCTGCGTTTAGGCTTTTACTCGGGCGAATCGAATTACGAAAAAGACATTCTTCCTATTCTTGAAGATTTCAGAAAATACAAACCAACAGTTATTAGCCTGGCTATGGACCCGCAGGGAAGCGGCCCCGACACACACTACAAAGTGTTACAGGCCATTGCCCGGGCAGTTGAAGACTGGAGCAAAGAAGAAGACCTGAGCCAGCTGCGTATTGTTGGCTACCGGAATGTTTGGTTTAAATACAACCCCTGGGATGTTGAAGTAATTGTTCCCGTTTCGTTAAACTCGTTGGCTACACTCGACAAATCGTTTACCGAATGTTACATTACCCAGGTAAATGCCTCGTTTCCGAGCTACCAGCTCGATGGAAAATTTAGCGACCTCACACAGCGGGTATGGTTTGAACAACACAAGCAAATTCAGTTGCTGCTCGGAAAAAATTTCTTCTACCAAAACGAATCTCCGTTGCTTAGAGCTACACACGGCGTTATTTACCACCGCGAACTGAATGTTCAGCAGTTTTTGGAAGAAGCATCGAACCTGGGAAAAGCGATGGAAAACATACTGTAA
- a CDS encoding ROK family protein, with translation MEKLFKTTGNQSQAVELKKIAQKKQILRSIYFNGALSNSDLAKQIKLSTPKINSLLLELIEDELVNELGRGDSSGGRRPNIYGLVENGFYVVGITINVTRTIISIFNSCNNEVSGPHYFPIKMSSDINIFNQVNEKLEEVIKASKIDQDKVLVAGIELPGLINQKEGINQTYFPKEKNLFDRLQKIFGIPVYINHDAKVRTFAEQHFGLAKGKKNVLMLQADWGLGLGIIVNGKLYTGKSGYSGEFGHLPLADNGVLCVCGKQGCLETIVSANAIARQAREGILQGNSSLIKDLVKEDLSKIDISTVIQAANSGDQFAISLFSEVGKWLGRGMAYLIQIFNPELIIIGGQVAVASQFILAPIQQAIHTFSNRDISNETEIQFSELGTKAGTIGAAAYALERISKQR, from the coding sequence ATGGAAAAACTTTTTAAAACCACAGGAAATCAAAGCCAGGCAGTTGAGCTCAAAAAAATTGCCCAGAAGAAACAAATTCTTCGCTCAATCTATTTTAATGGCGCGCTTTCTAATTCGGATTTGGCCAAACAGATTAAATTAAGTACGCCAAAAATTAACAGCCTTTTACTGGAACTCATTGAAGACGAGCTGGTAAACGAATTGGGCCGTGGCGACTCGAGTGGCGGACGCCGTCCGAATATTTACGGACTGGTTGAAAATGGCTTTTATGTGGTTGGCATTACCATAAATGTAACCCGCACCATTATTTCAATTTTTAACAGCTGCAACAATGAAGTTAGCGGACCTCATTACTTTCCTATTAAAATGTCGTCGGACATTAACATTTTTAACCAGGTAAATGAAAAGCTGGAGGAGGTAATAAAAGCCAGCAAAATTGACCAGGATAAAGTGTTGGTTGCCGGAATAGAACTGCCAGGTTTAATCAATCAGAAAGAGGGAATAAACCAAACCTATTTCCCCAAAGAGAAAAACCTGTTTGATAGATTACAAAAAATATTTGGCATTCCGGTTTATATCAACCATGACGCGAAAGTACGCACCTTTGCCGAACAACACTTTGGCCTTGCTAAGGGCAAGAAAAACGTGTTGATGCTTCAGGCTGACTGGGGTTTAGGATTGGGAATAATTGTAAATGGGAAATTGTATACCGGCAAATCGGGTTATTCGGGCGAGTTTGGACATTTACCGCTTGCCGATAACGGTGTGCTTTGTGTGTGCGGCAAACAGGGATGTTTGGAAACTATTGTTTCGGCCAATGCAATTGCGCGCCAGGCACGCGAAGGAATTCTTCAAGGTAATTCTTCGCTGATAAAAGATCTGGTAAAAGAAGATTTAAGCAAAATAGATATTTCAACAGTTATACAAGCTGCCAACTCCGGCGACCAGTTTGCCATATCTTTATTTTCAGAAGTTGGCAAATGGCTGGGCAGAGGAATGGCCTACCTGATTCAGATTTTTAATCCTGAACTTATTATTATTGGAGGCCAGGTTGCTGTTGCCAGCCAATTTATTCTGGCTCCAATACAACAGGCTATCCATACCTTTAGCAACCGCGATATTAGTAACGAAACTGAAATTCAGTTTTCTGAACTTGGAACAAAAGCCGGTACCATCGGGGCAGCTGCGTATGCTTTGGAACGTATTTCAAAACAACGATAA
- a CDS encoding Sb-PDE family phosphodiesterase, translated as MMKIFGLLLVILLVFSELVNAQPRRIIHIPNIESYKTLKCDFHMHTVFSDGTVWPTVRIEEAWNEGLDAISITDHIEYRPHSIDVVADHNRSFELAEPLAKQSDILLIKGAEITRSMPPGHLNVLFIKNANLLELEDVTAAIKEARDQGAFIMWNHPCWDAQQPDTVRWWDEHTDLFENDMLHGIEVYNWEFCPEAMRWANDKNLTMLGNSDVHGPMDVNDGHRPLTLVFAKSRTIGGIKEALFDGRTAVYYDNTLAGKSDFLEPLFFASLKYNEAPLKLKNKESKVIKITNNSDVDYELELVQPGVGFDAPELITLKAHHVSALNISGNSDEVANAATLNVYYRVKNLLIDADESLVVTFSFRNN; from the coding sequence ATGATGAAAATATTTGGTTTATTGCTTGTTATATTGTTGGTATTTAGTGAGTTAGTTAACGCTCAGCCGCGTCGAATAATTCATATTCCCAATATTGAAAGTTACAAAACCTTAAAGTGTGATTTTCATATGCACACGGTATTTTCTGATGGAACGGTGTGGCCAACTGTGCGCATTGAAGAAGCCTGGAATGAGGGACTTGATGCCATTTCAATTACCGATCATATCGAATATCGCCCGCATTCTATTGATGTGGTTGCCGATCATAACCGGTCGTTTGAATTGGCCGAGCCATTGGCTAAACAATCTGATATTCTTTTAATAAAAGGTGCTGAAATTACACGTAGTATGCCTCCGGGACATTTAAATGTTCTGTTTATAAAAAATGCGAACTTGCTTGAACTCGAGGATGTTACAGCAGCCATAAAAGAAGCACGCGATCAGGGAGCGTTTATAATGTGGAATCACCCTTGTTGGGACGCTCAACAGCCTGATACCGTGCGGTGGTGGGATGAACACACCGACTTATTCGAAAATGATATGTTACATGGAATTGAAGTGTACAATTGGGAATTTTGCCCGGAGGCAATGCGTTGGGCCAACGATAAGAATTTAACAATGCTGGGTAATTCTGATGTGCATGGGCCTATGGATGTGAATGATGGCCATCGCCCCTTAACACTGGTGTTTGCAAAAAGCCGAACAATAGGGGGGATAAAAGAGGCACTGTTCGACGGGCGCACGGCGGTGTACTACGACAATACTTTGGCCGGAAAATCAGACTTTCTTGAACCACTATTTTTTGCTTCGTTAAAATACAATGAAGCACCCTTAAAGCTTAAAAACAAAGAGTCGAAAGTGATAAAAATTACCAATAACTCGGATGTGGATTACGAGCTGGAACTCGTTCAACCGGGCGTTGGTTTTGACGCACCGGAGCTTATTACCTTAAAAGCACACCACGTTTCGGCCTTAAACATTAGCGGAAATTCAGACGAGGTGGCCAACGCTGCAACACTTAACGTATATTACCGGGTGAAGAATTTGCTTATTGATGCTGATGAAAGCCTGGTTGTTACTTTTTCCTTCAGAAACAATTAG
- a CDS encoding FAD-dependent oxidoreductase: MSGSTKKEPPLLRQIITNNVEISPGVHVISFRRDFEFLPGQVVKIGIDTDHPPRIYSICSGNQEDEVRILFNIKDDGFLTPKMAAMIPGDQLFVSEPYGSFLDHKEPAWWIATGTGIAPFYSMFRSGLNEGKKLIHGVRQLNQFYFEDELDWAMGNNYVRCCSGEQSCDVFPGRVSKYLTEINQLPDVNYFICGKALMVVEVRDLLIEKGVNYENIIAEIYF; this comes from the coding sequence ATGTCAGGATCAACAAAAAAAGAACCTCCGTTACTACGGCAAATAATTACCAATAATGTCGAAATATCGCCGGGAGTGCATGTCATTTCCTTTCGGCGGGATTTTGAATTCTTACCCGGGCAGGTGGTAAAAATTGGGATTGACACCGACCACCCACCTCGTATTTACAGTATTTGTAGTGGCAACCAGGAGGATGAGGTGCGGATTCTATTTAATATAAAAGACGATGGCTTTTTAACCCCTAAAATGGCAGCAATGATTCCGGGCGATCAGCTTTTTGTTTCGGAACCTTACGGTAGTTTTTTAGATCACAAAGAACCGGCCTGGTGGATTGCAACAGGTACGGGTATTGCTCCCTTCTATTCCATGTTCCGATCGGGACTTAACGAAGGGAAAAAACTTATACATGGTGTACGGCAGCTTAACCAGTTTTACTTTGAAGATGAACTGGATTGGGCAATGGGCAACAATTATGTTCGGTGCTGCTCGGGCGAACAATCGTGTGATGTTTTTCCGGGACGGGTAAGCAAATACCTGACAGAAATAAACCAGTTGCCCGATGTAAATTATTTTATATGCGGGAAAGCCTTAATGGTAGTGGAAGTGCGCGACCTGCTTATTGAAAAAGGAGTAAATTACGAAAATATAATTGCAGAAATCTATTTCTAA
- a CDS encoding OmpH family outer membrane protein, with amino-acid sequence MKIKLLFSAFIILAAVSVSKAQQSLKIGHVNIQELVQKHPAMDSLRAIVEQESKDMEEIYQEMLEEHEAAIQKFEQENEGYSDFVRETKQNEILEQSQKIQNYNQTAQQQLQRRNMELIQPVYKQINQEISNIAGAQKFTYVLDISAGNVAYVSPESEDLTPLVLEAITE; translated from the coding sequence ATGAAAATAAAATTACTTTTCTCGGCATTTATAATTCTTGCCGCTGTATCCGTTTCAAAAGCACAACAATCCTTAAAAATTGGCCACGTCAACATTCAGGAACTGGTTCAAAAACATCCTGCAATGGACAGTTTGCGGGCCATCGTAGAGCAAGAGTCAAAAGATATGGAAGAAATTTACCAGGAAATGCTGGAAGAGCACGAAGCTGCCATTCAAAAATTTGAACAGGAGAATGAGGGATATTCTGACTTTGTAAGGGAAACCAAGCAAAACGAGATTTTAGAGCAATCGCAAAAAATACAGAATTACAATCAAACAGCACAACAGCAATTGCAGCGCCGAAATATGGAATTGATACAACCCGTTTATAAACAAATAAACCAGGAAATCAGCAACATTGCCGGTGCTCAAAAGTTTACCTATGTACTCGATATAAGTGCCGGAAATGTAGCCTATGTTTCGCCCGAAAGCGAGGATTTAACACCTTTGGTTTTAGAGGCGATTACTGAGTAA
- a CDS encoding glycoside hydrolase family 130 protein, with product MTKKVNIPFQDRPEGCSDVMWRYSENPVIGRYAIPTSNSIFNSAVVPFEDGFAGVFRCDNKAVQMNIFAGFSKDGINWEINHEPIEMVAGNTEMIESDYKYDPRVTWIEDRYWVTWCNGYHGPTIGIAYTFDFRTFHQCENAFLPFNRNGVLFPEKINGKYAMLSRPSDNGHTPFGDIYISYSPDMKYWGEHRCVMKVTPFERSAWQCTKIGAGSVPIKTEEGWLEFYHGVINTCNGFRYSMGAALLDLEDPSKVLYRTQPYLLAPAAPYELAGDVPNVVFPCAALNDGERIAVYYGAADTVVGMAFAYQKELIEFIKKNSV from the coding sequence ATGACAAAAAAAGTTAATATACCTTTTCAAGACCGGCCTGAAGGTTGCTCAGATGTAATGTGGCGTTATTCCGAAAATCCGGTTATTGGCCGTTATGCCATTCCAACATCAAACAGTATTTTCAACAGTGCTGTTGTTCCGTTTGAAGATGGTTTTGCCGGCGTTTTTCGCTGCGACAACAAAGCTGTGCAGATGAATATTTTTGCCGGTTTTAGTAAAGATGGTATCAACTGGGAAATCAATCACGAACCGATTGAGATGGTTGCCGGAAACACCGAAATGATCGAGTCGGACTACAAATATGATCCGCGCGTTACCTGGATTGAAGACCGCTACTGGGTTACCTGGTGCAATGGCTACCATGGCCCAACAATCGGGATTGCTTACACCTTTGATTTTAGAACCTTTCACCAATGCGAAAATGCCTTTTTGCCCTTTAACCGTAATGGTGTTCTTTTCCCCGAGAAAATTAACGGGAAATATGCCATGCTAAGCCGTCCGAGCGATAATGGCCATACACCTTTTGGCGATATTTACATTAGCTACAGCCCCGACATGAAATACTGGGGTGAGCACCGTTGCGTAATGAAAGTTACCCCTTTTGAACGGAGTGCCTGGCAGTGTACCAAAATTGGCGCCGGATCGGTACCAATTAAAACAGAAGAAGGGTGGCTGGAATTTTACCACGGAGTAATAAACACCTGCAACGGTTTCCGTTATTCAATGGGTGCTGCATTACTCGACCTCGAAGACCCCTCGAAAGTATTGTACCGCACACAGCCCTACCTCCTGGCTCCGGCTGCACCTTACGAACTGGCCGGCGATGTACCCAATGTTGTTTTTCCTTGCGCAGCCTTAAACGACGGTGAACGAATTGCCGTTTATTACGGCGCAGCTGACACGGTAGTGGGAATGGCCTTTGCTTACCAGAAAGAACTGATTGAGTTTATTAAGAAAAATTCAGTTTAA
- a CDS encoding MFS transporter, with protein MVEKKNNITNPALWVPTAYFAMGLPFMVLAQSTAIMYKNMGISDSKIAFWTSLIMLPWTLKPLWSPVLEMFKSKKFFVVTCQFITAVTFALIAFSLPLPNFFAYSIALLGVVGFSGATNDIATDGVYLSVLSSKQQARYIGWQGASYNVGKFLAYGGFVTIAGVLEKQMGVVNAWVAVMLGIAAVMALVGLYHSRMLPVGEVSSTEVQSLKEGFATLWDVLKTFFQKKYIYWYIAFIVLYRFAEGFAIKIAPLFFKAAVADGGLGLSTTEIGVVYGTFGTAAFVGGSLLAGYFIAQRGLKRALMFLVATFNVPFLVYALLAHFQPSSLYLVGAAVVFEYFGYGFGFVGLMLFMMQQVAPGKYKMAHYAFATGIMNLGFMVPSMLSGYFSDWLGYKLFFAWVLVATIPAFIAARLVPFGHPEKDEEETK; from the coding sequence ATGGTAGAGAAAAAGAATAACATAACCAACCCGGCACTTTGGGTTCCGACTGCTTATTTTGCAATGGGCTTACCTTTTATGGTATTGGCACAATCAACTGCAATTATGTATAAAAACATGGGGATTTCCGATAGTAAAATTGCATTCTGGACCTCGTTAATTATGCTGCCATGGACTTTAAAGCCACTCTGGAGTCCGGTTTTAGAAATGTTTAAATCGAAAAAGTTTTTTGTTGTTACCTGCCAGTTTATTACTGCTGTTACTTTTGCGCTTATTGCTTTTTCGTTGCCGCTACCCAATTTTTTTGCCTACTCTATAGCCTTACTTGGTGTTGTGGGATTTAGCGGAGCCACCAACGATATTGCCACCGATGGAGTTTACCTTAGTGTATTATCATCAAAACAACAAGCCCGCTACATTGGCTGGCAAGGGGCAAGTTACAATGTTGGAAAATTTTTGGCCTACGGAGGTTTTGTAACCATTGCCGGCGTATTGGAAAAACAAATGGGCGTTGTAAATGCCTGGGTGGCTGTTATGTTGGGAATTGCTGCCGTTATGGCCCTGGTGGGTTTGTACCACTCGCGCATGTTGCCTGTTGGCGAGGTATCAAGCACCGAAGTACAATCGCTAAAAGAAGGTTTTGCCACGCTTTGGGATGTATTAAAGACCTTTTTTCAGAAAAAATACATTTACTGGTACATTGCTTTTATTGTACTGTACCGCTTTGCCGAAGGTTTTGCCATAAAAATTGCCCCGCTGTTTTTTAAGGCAGCCGTTGCCGATGGCGGACTTGGCTTATCAACTACCGAAATTGGTGTGGTTTATGGAACATTTGGCACCGCGGCATTTGTTGGAGGCTCGCTCTTAGCCGGTTATTTTATCGCTCAGCGAGGACTAAAAAGGGCTTTAATGTTTTTAGTTGCCACCTTTAACGTACCGTTTTTGGTTTATGCTTTACTTGCCCATTTTCAACCCTCGAGCCTGTATCTTGTTGGAGCCGCAGTGGTTTTCGAATACTTTGGCTATGGTTTTGGTTTTGTTGGACTGATGCTGTTTATGATGCAGCAGGTTGCTCCCGGAAAATACAAAATGGCACATTATGCTTTTGCCACCGGAATTATGAATCTTGGGTTTATGGTGCCCTCGATGCTAAGTGGTTATTTTAGCGACTGGCTGGGCTACAAACTGTTTTTTGCATGGGTGCTGGTAGCAACTATTCCGGCATTTATTGCGGCACGCCTTGTTCCGTTCGGACACCCTGAAAAAGATGAAGAAGAAACAAAATAA